In one Rhodoflexus caldus genomic region, the following are encoded:
- a CDS encoding dicarboxylate/amino acid:cation symporter, with protein sequence MKTKKLPLYVQILIGLVLGLFWGLASAWFKFPASLTIEFIKPLGTIFVTLLKMIAVPLVLASLIVGVASLHDIRKLSRIGGKTIAIYIGTTVVAITIGLTIANLVKPGERLPEATRQQLMSVYTDKTSSSVNTVAKLKERPILQPLVDIFPDNITSAAADNTRMLQVVFFAMIMGVALIKIAPEKRNTLVAFFDALNDAIIQIVDFIMLLAPVGVFALIGSLIVEIAGDDISQAASLLSGLAWYTACVIIGLFIHAYLFYPILFRSVAKIGYMQFFRAIRAAQLVGFSTSSSNATLPVTMKRCQEGLGIPEEMTSFILPLGATINMDGTSLYQGVAAVFIAQALGIDLTITDQLMILLTATLASIGSAGVPGAGMVMLVIVLESIQVPSAGIALIVAVDRILDMMRTVVNITGDITVAAVVTATEGKFEPVTATDDN encoded by the coding sequence ATGAAAACAAAAAAGTTGCCGTTGTACGTTCAGATTCTCATAGGGCTTGTGTTGGGGCTGTTTTGGGGGCTGGCGAGTGCTTGGTTTAAATTTCCCGCTTCTCTGACCATAGAGTTTATCAAACCATTAGGGACAATTTTTGTAACCTTACTGAAAATGATTGCCGTGCCGTTGGTGTTGGCATCTCTGATTGTGGGGGTGGCAAGTTTGCACGACATTCGCAAACTGTCCCGCATTGGCGGTAAAACCATAGCCATTTACATAGGCACCACAGTAGTTGCCATTACGATTGGCTTAACCATTGCCAACCTTGTAAAACCCGGCGAGCGCTTGCCCGAGGCTACACGGCAGCAACTGATGAGCGTTTATACCGATAAGACTTCAAGCAGTGTAAATACGGTTGCCAAATTAAAAGAACGCCCGATTTTGCAGCCGTTGGTAGATATTTTCCCCGACAACATCACCAGTGCGGCGGCTGATAATACCCGCATGTTGCAAGTAGTGTTTTTTGCCATGATTATGGGGGTGGCACTTATCAAAATAGCGCCGGAGAAGCGCAATACACTTGTGGCATTTTTTGATGCGCTCAACGATGCCATTATCCAGATTGTAGATTTTATTATGCTGCTTGCTCCCGTAGGCGTATTTGCACTCATCGGTTCGCTGATTGTGGAAATTGCCGGCGATGATATTTCACAGGCAGCCAGTTTGTTAAGCGGGCTTGCTTGGTACACGGCCTGCGTAATCATCGGTCTTTTCATTCATGCCTACCTGTTCTATCCCATACTGTTTCGCTCGGTGGCGAAAATCGGCTACATGCAATTTTTCCGCGCCATTCGCGCCGCGCAGTTAGTAGGTTTCAGTACGAGCTCGAGCAATGCCACATTGCCCGTTACCATGAAACGTTGTCAGGAAGGTTTGGGCATTCCCGAAGAGATGACCAGTTTCATTCTGCCATTAGGTGCTACTATCAATATGGATGGTACAAGTTTGTATCAGGGTGTAGCGGCTGTGTTTATTGCACAGGCATTGGGCATAGACCTCACCATAACTGACCAGTTGATGATTCTGCTGACGGCAACACTTGCTTCCATTGGCTCGGCGGGTGTACCCGGTGCAGGTATGGTAATGCTGGTAATTGTGTTGGAATCTATTCAGGTGCCTTCGGCAGGTATTGCGCTGATTGTGGCGGTGGATAGAATCTTGGATATGATGCGTACCGTTGTGAATATTACCGGCGATATTACCGTAGCGGCAGTAGTTACAGCCACCGAAGGTAAATTTGAACCGGTAACGGCCACAGACGATAACTAA
- a CDS encoding SulP family inorganic anion transporter, whose translation MKNTIPPPADGLAGLSQYYKTDVVSGFLVFLIALPLCLGIAMASGFPPLAGVLTAIVGGLLVGLFAGSPLTIKGPAAGLIAIALGAVETLGQGDMTSGYRLTLAVIVVAGILQVLFGLLRAGELGAFFPASAVHGMLAAIGIIIISKQVHVLLGVKPIAKEPLELLAEIPQSIANLNPKIALIGIISLLILITMPMIKHPAVKKIPAPLVVVLVAIPVGRLFNLDHAHDYIFNGRSYSISPIFLVNMPDNIISGITFPDFSKIFTGISWQYIVMFALVGSLESLLTVEAIDHLDPYKRKSNANKDLLAVGAGNVVCGLIGGLPMIAEVVRSSANVSNGAKTRWANWFHGLFLLLFAALLPGLIHQIPLAALAAMLVFTGYRLTAPTHFKHAWEIGKEQLLIFVVTIVATLATDLLLGVAAGILVKYLTLWLRGASSKNMFKAQVGMEYPSDNEVIVRIQSDALFSNYLLFKKKIDHIPAGKKIIIDFSQAPIIDHTFLERLHHLQHEYERNSGEIHLIGMEYHQPFSAHPLAGRRNISLGKAAQQNS comes from the coding sequence ATGAAAAATACTATTCCCCCTCCTGCCGATGGTTTGGCAGGCCTCTCACAATACTACAAAACCGATGTTGTTTCGGGTTTTTTGGTCTTTCTTATTGCTTTGCCACTGTGTTTAGGAATTGCCATGGCCAGTGGTTTCCCGCCACTGGCAGGAGTACTGACGGCTATTGTAGGCGGTTTGTTAGTCGGGCTGTTTGCAGGCTCGCCCCTGACCATTAAAGGCCCTGCGGCAGGGCTGATTGCCATTGCGTTAGGTGCAGTGGAAACCCTTGGGCAAGGCGATATGACATCGGGCTACCGCCTGACGCTGGCTGTTATTGTTGTTGCCGGAATACTACAAGTGCTGTTCGGCTTGCTGCGAGCAGGCGAATTAGGTGCGTTTTTCCCCGCATCGGCCGTACACGGCATGTTAGCCGCCATTGGCATTATTATCATCAGCAAACAGGTGCACGTGCTGTTGGGTGTAAAACCTATCGCCAAAGAGCCGCTGGAATTGCTGGCCGAAATACCGCAAAGTATTGCCAATCTCAACCCCAAAATTGCACTGATAGGCATCATCAGTTTATTGATTCTTATCACAATGCCGATGATAAAGCATCCTGCCGTGAAAAAAATACCGGCACCGCTTGTGGTTGTTCTGGTTGCCATTCCTGTTGGGCGCTTATTCAACCTTGACCATGCACATGACTACATTTTCAACGGCCGGAGCTATTCTATCAGCCCGATTTTTTTGGTCAATATGCCCGATAACATCATCAGCGGCATTACTTTTCCCGACTTTTCAAAAATTTTTACCGGCATATCGTGGCAATATATTGTCATGTTTGCGCTGGTGGGCAGTTTGGAGTCGCTCTTGACCGTGGAAGCGATAGACCATTTAGACCCATACAAGCGAAAGTCAAATGCCAATAAAGATTTGCTGGCAGTAGGTGCAGGCAATGTTGTATGTGGCCTTATTGGCGGGTTGCCCATGATTGCCGAAGTGGTACGCAGTTCGGCAAATGTTAGCAATGGAGCCAAAACACGGTGGGCAAACTGGTTTCACGGGCTGTTTCTGTTGCTTTTTGCGGCACTGCTCCCCGGCCTGATTCATCAAATTCCGCTTGCTGCACTGGCTGCCATGCTTGTATTTACAGGCTACCGTTTAACAGCCCCCACGCATTTTAAACACGCATGGGAAATCGGCAAAGAACAATTGCTCATTTTTGTGGTAACGATTGTGGCAACACTTGCAACCGACTTGCTTTTGGGCGTAGCTGCCGGCATATTAGTCAAATACCTGACGCTGTGGCTGCGCGGAGCCTCTTCGAAAAACATGTTCAAGGCACAGGTTGGCATGGAGTATCCGTCTGATAATGAAGTGATTGTTCGCATACAAAGCGATGCGCTGTTCTCCAACTATTTGCTGTTTAAGAAGAAAATAGACCACATTCCCGCAGGCAAAAAAATTATCATAGATTTCTCGCAAGCCCCTATCATAGACCACACGTTTCTTGAGCGGCTGCATCATTTGCAGCATGAATATGAACGAAACAGCGGCGAAATACATTTAATAGGCATGGAATATCACCAGCCGTTTTCGGCACATCCGCTGGCAGGACGCAGAAATATCAGCCTTGGGAAAGCCGCACAGCAAAACTCATAG
- the recG gene encoding ATP-dependent DNA helicase RecG, translating into MADILDTKIEYLKGTGPQKAALLNTELGIFTYRDLLEHYPFRHEDRTKFYDIAEITEDYPYVQLRGVIDNVQLHGEGNKKRLTAQLSDATGTVELVWFQGIQWVMPKLKRGVEYVVFGKPNLFGRRFNIAHPEIEPYIAGQSEATALTPVYPTTEKLKKRFLDSKGIALLQKNLLETVYKQIEENLPPSVMEKYKLMPRRQALLNVHFPKTSELLRKALARMKFEEFFFIQLRLLMQMGARKRQNAGQVFRNVALLTEFYNKHLPFDLTDAQKRVIKEIFGDMKSGRQMNRLLQGDVGSGKTIVAFICMLIAIDNGAQACLMAPTEILADQHYNGLKVFADKIGVRIAKLTGSTKTADRRPLLEDLKNGSLHIVVGTHALIEDAVQFGNLGLCVIDEQHRFGVAQRAKLWEKNPQVLPHVLVMTATPIPRTLAMTLYGDLDVSVIDQLPAGRKPIQTVHYYDAHRLKVFGFMRQQIALGRQVYVVYPLIEESEKVDYKNLMDGYESICRAFPDVPVSIVHGKMKPQDKDFEMQRFVRAETKIMVATTVIEVGVNVPNASVMVIENAEKFGLAQLHQLRGRVGRGAEQSYCVLMTDFKLSKEAKLRIETMVRTNNGFEIADVDLRLRGPGDLEGTQQSGILDLRLADISRDQKILQAARETAAEILAEDPELSCPEHLPARQQLQRQRKQQKGWGQIS; encoded by the coding sequence TTGGCTGACATCTTAGACACTAAAATAGAATATCTCAAAGGCACAGGCCCCCAAAAAGCAGCCCTGCTGAATACAGAGTTGGGGATTTTCACCTATCGGGATTTGTTGGAACACTACCCGTTTCGGCACGAAGACCGTACGAAGTTTTACGACATTGCCGAAATCACGGAAGACTACCCCTATGTGCAACTGCGCGGTGTGATTGATAACGTGCAATTGCACGGCGAAGGCAACAAAAAACGCCTGACTGCGCAACTTTCCGATGCTACGGGTACGGTAGAACTTGTCTGGTTTCAGGGTATCCAATGGGTGATGCCCAAACTCAAACGCGGCGTTGAATACGTAGTTTTCGGCAAGCCCAATCTGTTTGGCAGAAGGTTCAATATTGCCCACCCCGAAATAGAGCCGTACATCGCGGGGCAAAGCGAAGCCACAGCGCTTACTCCCGTTTACCCTACCACGGAAAAACTCAAAAAGCGCTTTTTGGACAGCAAAGGCATTGCTTTGCTGCAAAAGAATCTGCTGGAAACCGTTTACAAGCAAATTGAGGAAAATCTGCCGCCGTCGGTGATGGAGAAATACAAACTTATGCCGCGCCGTCAGGCATTGCTCAATGTGCATTTTCCAAAAACGTCCGAACTGCTGCGCAAGGCTTTGGCGCGGATGAAGTTTGAAGAATTTTTCTTTATCCAATTGCGGCTACTGATGCAAATGGGCGCGCGCAAGCGGCAAAACGCAGGGCAGGTATTCCGCAATGTGGCACTGCTGACAGAGTTTTACAACAAACATCTGCCCTTTGACCTGACCGATGCACAAAAGCGCGTCATCAAAGAAATTTTTGGCGATATGAAGTCCGGCAGGCAGATGAACCGCCTGCTGCAAGGCGACGTAGGCAGCGGCAAAACCATTGTAGCCTTCATTTGTATGCTTATTGCGATAGACAACGGCGCACAGGCCTGCCTGATGGCTCCTACGGAAATACTTGCCGACCAGCACTACAACGGGCTGAAAGTCTTTGCCGATAAAATCGGTGTTCGCATTGCCAAACTGACAGGCTCTACCAAAACTGCCGACCGCCGCCCCCTGCTGGAAGACCTGAAAAATGGCAGCCTGCACATCGTTGTCGGTACACATGCGCTGATTGAAGACGCGGTGCAGTTCGGCAATCTGGGGCTTTGCGTGATTGATGAGCAACACCGCTTCGGGGTAGCCCAACGCGCCAAACTTTGGGAGAAAAACCCGCAGGTGCTGCCTCACGTGCTGGTGATGACCGCTACGCCCATTCCGCGCACGCTGGCCATGACCCTCTACGGCGACTTGGACGTTTCGGTGATAGACCAACTGCCCGCGGGTCGCAAACCGATTCAGACCGTTCATTATTACGATGCCCACCGACTGAAAGTCTTCGGCTTTATGCGGCAGCAAATCGCGCTGGGTAGGCAAGTTTACGTGGTCTATCCGCTCATTGAAGAGTCGGAAAAAGTGGATTACAAAAATCTGATGGATGGCTACGAAAGCATTTGCCGAGCTTTTCCCGATGTGCCCGTGAGCATCGTACACGGCAAAATGAAGCCACAAGACAAAGACTTTGAGATGCAGCGTTTCGTGCGTGCAGAAACCAAAATCATGGTAGCTACCACCGTAATTGAGGTAGGCGTAAACGTTCCCAATGCCAGTGTGATGGTGATTGAAAATGCCGAAAAATTCGGATTGGCACAGCTCCATCAGCTGCGCGGGCGTGTCGGTCGCGGCGCAGAGCAGTCCTACTGTGTCCTGATGACCGATTTCAAACTCAGCAAGGAAGCCAAACTACGCATAGAAACAATGGTGCGCACCAACAACGGTTTTGAAATTGCCGATGTGGATTTGCGGCTGCGCGGCCCCGGCGACTTGGAGGGCACTCAGCAAAGCGGCATATTAGACCTCCGATTGGCAGACATCAGCCGCGACCAGAAGATTTTGCAGGCAGCCCGCGAAACTGCCGCCGAGATTCTTGCAGAAGACCCCGAGCTTTCCTGCCCCGAGCATTTGCCTGCCCGCCAACAACTGCAACGCCAACGCAAACAACAAAAAGGCTGGGGGCAAATCAGTTGA